A region of the Rhizobium sp. NLR16a genome:
GGCGCGCCGATCTGCGCTGCGATTTCATTCGGCTTCAAAGCCTGCCGCTTCTGGCGCAGGAAATCGAGGATTTCGAAGGCACGGTCGAGCCCTCGGGCACGCTTGCCGATTGCTTCGTCCTGAATTGCGTCCATTGCTGTCGATCCCAATTTCTGTTTGGCCAAGCTTTTCAAACCCTCTGCCGCATCTGTCAACCAATCCTGTTGTTCCCGGCCGCGAAAATTTTTTTCATCCCTCTTGCGAGGCGGAAAAATCGGCATAAGATCGGCCGTCCGTTATTTAGAGCATATGTACGTTATAGTGGACAAAAACAGATGGCAAGCGCTAACGCTGCCACATAAAAGGGGATCGACATGAAAAATTCTGAAAACAGCATTTCTGCCTCGCGTCGCCGCCGCCTTCTCGCCGGCGCTGCCGCCGCTGCCGCCCTTCTCGTTCTTTCCACCGGCTCGGCCTCGGCTGCGGCCAATTGCATCAAAGGCGACAGGAAGGCGCCTTTCACCATCGGCTGGGCGAACATCTATTCGGTGCCGACCTGGATGAAACAGACCGAAGGCACGATTACGGCCGAAGTGGAGGAGTTGAAGAAAGCTGGTCTGGTGAAGGATCTGATGATCACGGATGCGCAGGGCAATGCCCAGACGCAGATCCAGCATATCCAGTCGATGATCGACGCCAATGTCGACGCCATCGTCGTGATCGCCGGTTCCTCCACGGCGCTCGACCGCGTCATTTCCGACGCCTGCGACAAGGGTATCGCGGTGGTGAATTTCGACAGCCTGGTCAATACCGACAAGGTGACGGCGAAGATCAACACCGATTCCAACGAATGGGGCGCGACGGCTGCCAAGTGGATGGTGAGCCAGCTCGGCGGCAAGGGCAAAATCATCGTCATGAACGGCCCGGCCGGCATCTCGGTGAGCGACGACCGCCGCAAGGGCGCCCAGCCGGTTCTCGATGCCAACCCAGGCATCCAGGTGATCACCGAGACCAACACGGAATATAATGTCGCGCCGGCACAGGAAGCGATGACAAGCCTGCTTTTCGCCAATCCGGAAATCGACGGCGTGCTGTCGCTCGGCGGCGCCTTGTCGGCCGGTTCGGTTCTCGCCTTCGAGCGCCAGGGCCGGGACCAGGTGCCGACGACAGGCGAAAATGCGAGGCAGTTCCTCGAACTCTGGAAGGAAAAGAGTCTGAAGGGCTGGGCGACGATGCAGCCCAACTGGCTCGGCGCGCTTTCCGTCTATACCGCGGTCCAGGCGCTGCAAGGCAAGGATGTCCCGGCCTTTGTCAAGGTGCCGCTGCCTGTTATCGACGACAGCTCGATCGGCGGCTATCTCGCACGCGCCGACAAGTTCCCGGCCGACGGCTATATCTACTCGGACTACGACAAGGCGCTCTTCGACAAGCTGTTGACCAAGTAATCCGCGTTGGGGACGTCGTCATGACGGAAGAAAACCCGCTGCTGGAAGCCCGGCAGGTGTTCAAGGGATTTTTCGGCAATCCGGTTTTGAAGGGCGTCGACATCGCCCTTCTGCCGGGCAGGGTTCATGCCCTGCTCGGCGAAAACGGTGCCGGCAAATCCACCCTGATCAACCTCCTGTCCGGCGCCCTCCAGCCCGACGGCGGGTCCATTCTTGTCGACGGCAAACCCGTCGGGCGTTTCAGTCCAGCGGCGGCGCGGAAAGCCGGTATCGCCGTGGTTCAGCAGGAGTTGAGCCTGACGGCCAGTCTCTCGATTGCCGAAAATATCGGGCTCGGCGCCTTTCCGCGCTGCTTCGGCCTCATCGATTACCGAGCGCTTCGCCGCGGCGTGCAGGCGATGTGCGACATGGTGGGGCTCACCGAGCCGCTCGACATGCCGGTTGCCGATCTCGCGCTCGGCCGCCGCCAGATGGTCGAGATTGCCAAGGCGCTGTTCCGCAAACCACGGGTGCTCATCCTCGACGAGCCGACCTCGTCGCTCTCGGGCCATGAAGCCGGCATTCTCGCCGGGCTGATCGAGACACTCAGGGGTCGCGGCATGGCACTCCTCTATATTTCCCACCGCCTCAACGAGGTGCAGGCGCTCTGCTCGCATGTCACAGTGCTGAAGGACGGCGGGGTCACAGCGGATCAGTCGCTCTCCGGCATCGACGGCGAAGGGCTGGTGCGTCTCATGGTCGGCCGCGAGACCGGCGACCTGTTCCCGCCGCGTGGCGCCACTGCGCCCGGCGTCATGCGCATCGGCGTCAAAGGCTTTTCCGCCGGCATGGTGCGCGACATCGCCTTCTCCGCCCGCGCCGGCGAGATCGTCGGCATCGGCGGGCTTGTGGGTCAGGGGCAGGAAGACCTGCTGCTTGGCCTCTACGGTGCCATTCCGGCGGCAGCCGCCCGAGCGGAAGTTTCCGGCAAACCTCGCCTGCCCGCTCACGTCGGCGAAGCGAACGCGGCTGGCATTGTCTATGTCCCAGCCGATCGCAAGCATGAGGGGCTGGTGCTGCCGCATTCCATCGCCTCCAATCTCATCTTGCCCTCGCTCGGACGGCTTGCCGCCAAGGGCTTGCGCAACCGGACGGCGGAAACCGGTCTGGTCGCCGATCTCGCCCGCCGGCTGACGATCAAGGGTGATACGGCCCGCCCGGTGCAGGCGCTTTCCGGCGGCAACCAGCAGAAGGTGGCGCTCGCCAAATGGCTGCCGCTCGATCCGTCCGTTCTGCTGCTAAACGATCCCACCCGCGGCGTCGACATCGAAACCAAGCGGGAAATCTATCTGATGCTCCGCGCCTTCGCCGCCGAGGGGCGGCTCGTCATTCTCGCCAGTTCCGACACGCCGGAGCTCGTGCATCTCTGCGATCGCGTCCTGGTTCTGCGCGAGGGGCGCGTCGCGGCGGTGCTGTCGCAGGATGAGATCAGCGAAGCGGCGATCGTCGGTGCTGCCATGGGCGTCACCGCCACGGCGCAGGGAGAGGCGGCATGAACACCGATTCCTCACCCCGGCTCTACCCCTCGATCCAGATGCGCCGCAATCGCGGCCTCTCCGGCCTCTACCTTGTCGTTGCCGCCTTTCTCATTCTCTATGCGATGCTCTTCCCGGGCATCCTTTCGGTCGGCGGCTTCTCGAAGTTCACGCAGAACTGGTTCCCGCTCGCACTCGTCACCATGGCGCAGGCGCTGCTCATGCTGAACGGCGGCATCACGCTGGCGATCGGTCCGCTCGTCAGTCTCGGCGCTGTCATCGCCGCGACGACGATGGAAGGGGCGCTCGGCGTGTCGGGCGGCATTCTCGCGGTCGCCGCCGCCGGCCTTGCGGTCGGCGCCGCCACCGGCGCCATCGTCACCTATCTGAGGCTTCCTGCGATCATCGTCACGCTCGCCGGCTCCTTCATCATCAGCGGCGTGGCGCTCATCCTGCTGCCGCGGCCGGGCGGCGCCATTCCCGACTGGCTGTCGACGGCGCTGGCCGGCCATACGCCCGTCGCCTTTCTGATGCTGGTGGTGGTTCTGGCACTCTGGAAGCTTTTTCTCGCCACCCCGCTCGGCCTCGGCATCTACGCGGCCGGCGACAATCCGGTCGGCGCATTCCGTTCCGGCGTCCCGGTCGAACGGGTGAAGGTCACGGCTTTCGCGCTCTCCGGTCTGCTGGCAGCGCTGACCGGCCTCTTCGTCGCTGCGCAGACCGGCTCCGGCGATCCTGTCATCGGCACGCCCCTCACGCTGAACTCGATTGCCGCCGCCGTGCTTGGCGGCGTCGGCTTCCTCGGCGGCAAGGGCACGATGCGCGGAGCGATCTGCGGCAGCCTGCTGCTCTCGGTCATGATCAACGTCATGTTCTTCCTCGGCTTCCCGCCGGTGGCGCAATATGTCGCTCAAGGCTTGATCATCGTCGGCGCGGTCGCCGTTCCGGAACTTCTCGGCGCGTGGAGGGCAAGACGATGAACATCATCAGATCAGCATTCCGCAACCCGCCGCTCCTGACCTTTCTTCTGGTGGCGCTCGTCTGGTTCGTTGCAGGCTTCACGCTGCGCGGCTTCGGCGCCTACGGCCATTTGCGCTACCTCCTCGAGCTCGCCGCCGTGATCGGCATTGTCGCCGCCGGGCAGACGTTGGTTATTCTGATGGGCGGCATCGACCTTTCCGTCGGCGCGGTGATCACGGTCACGACGATCCTGTTGCCGCTGATTTCGCCGGCATGGGATCCGACCGGCCTTGCCGGCATCGCGTCAACCCTTGCCATTGCCACCTGCATCGGCTTGATGAATGGCGCAGGTGCCACCTATCTCCGCGTCCCGCCGATCATCATGACGCTTGCGATGGCGACCTTCCTGCAGGGCCTGCTCGTCATCGTCGCCGGCGGCAGCGCCGTCACCGTCAGCAATCCCGCCGTCATCCTGCTCGGGCAGGCGCGGCCGCTCGGCATTCCCTCGGGCATCATTCTGTGGCTCGCGGTCGCGGTCGTCGTCCTGCTGCTCGTCCACCACATGCCGATTGGCGCCCGTTTCCTGGCGCTCGGGGCGAACCCGCTGGCCGCCCGGCTTTCCGGCGTCAGCGTCACACGCAACACGCTGATCGCCCATACACTGTCGGGCTTTTTCGCCGGCCTTGCCGGCATTCTGGTGCTCGGCATGAACCGGCAAGGCTATGTCGGCATCGGCGATCCCTATCTGCTGACCTCGATCGCCGCCGTCGTGCTCGGCGGCACCTCGATCCTCGGCGGCCGCGGCACCTATGCCGGGACCATTCCGGGAGCGATCCTGCTTGTGACGGCGACGGCGCTGATCACCGTCGTCAACGCCTCGCCCGGCTGGCGGTCGATCATGTTCGGCACGCTGATCCTCGCCCTTCTGCTCGTTTCCGGCCGCGAGACGCGCCGATGACGGGACGCTATGATGGGCCGGTAATCGACCCGCACCACCATCTCTGGGACTTGGGCCTGCAGCGTCATCCCTGGCTTCAGAAAGCGCAGGTATCAGGTGAAGAGATGGTGTTCGGGAGCTTAGCGCCGATCCTGCGCGACTATGACATCGACGATTACCACGCCGACGCGGCGCGCCAGAATGTGGTTGCGACCGTCCATGTCGAGGCCGGCTGGTGCGCTGCCTATCCGCTGGAGGAGAGCCGTTGGCTGGATGGGCTCGACCGCAGCTCCGGCGTGGCGCGCCGTTATGTCGCCGGCTTAGCCCTCGACCGGCCGGACGCCATGTGCCTGCTCGAGGCGGAAGCGAAAAATCCCAACGTCGTCGGCATCCGCGATATTCTGAGCTGGCATCCCAATGTGACCAAGAGTTTTGCGTTGCGTCCGAATCGCATGAGCGATCCGGCCTGGCGAGCAGGCCTTGCCCATGTCACGCGGCTCGGGCTGGTCTTCGACCTGATGCTCTATCCCTGGCAGATGGCTGAAGCGCTCGAGCTCGTACAGGCTTTTCCGGCGACGCTTTTCGTGATCAACCACGGCGGAAGCCCTGCCGACAGGACGCACGAGGGCATGGCGCTCTGGCGCCGCGGCCTGCGGGCGCTCGGCGGAGAGCCCAACGTGCGGCTGAAGATTTCCGATCTCGTCGCCTACGACAATGATTGGACACTCGAAAGCCTGCGACCGGTGATCGAGCATTGCCTCGATTGTTTCGGGCCGGCACGTTCGATGTTTGCGAGCGATTTTCCGGTCGCAGGCTTGCACGCGTCTTTCGACGAGATCTATGAGGTTTTCCGTACGGTCGCCTCGCAGCTCTCCCAGGACGAGCAGCGCGCCCTGTTCTTTGTCACCGCCAACGACACCTACCGTCTCGGCATCGCCGACCCGTCCGACGCCCGGAGGGGCTGCCATGTCTGAGCTTCATGCTGCGTGGGAAAACGTGCTGATCGACGAGCGGGTGCGGGGCTTTCCGCCGGGCCATCCGCCGCTTTCGCTCTCGGAAATCGGCAAGCAGGGATGGAAGCCTTATGACGGCAGGATGGCTCTACCGCTGATCTCGCTCGACCGGCAGGCCTTCTCAGCCAATGTCGAACTGATGATGGCCTATGTGAAAAGCCACGGCGCCGAAATTGCGCCGCATGCCAAGACGCCGATGTCGACGGTGCTGGCAGAGGCGCTTGTGACGGCGGGGGCCTGGGGCACGACGGTTGCCGATATCCGCCAGGCTGCCGTCCTGCTGAAGGCGGGACAGCGCCGCCTCATCCTCGCCAACGAGATCGGCGGGGCGGCGGCGGCCCGACGGCTTGCGGCTCTGCTCGGCCAGTATCCCGATGCGGAACTTCACGTCTTCGTGGATTCGACAGCGCTGGTCGAAGCGCTCCGGTCGGCGTGGCGAGAGCGCATGGACCTGCCGCCTCTTGGCCTGCTGGTGGAGCTCGGCGCCGGCCGGGCCGGCGTCCGCAGCGCCGCTACCGCGGAGGCGGTTCTCGAGGCAATTCTTGCCGCGGAGACGTCCACCTTCCGGTTGAGTGGCATCGCCGCCTATGAAGGTGCTGCCGCGACCGCTGATGCGGCGGAGACGATGCTTCGCATCGAGGCTCTGATGGCGATGACATCAGATTTTCTGCCGAAGGTGCGCGCCCGCACGAGCACCGACCGGTCGCTTCTTGTGACGGCCGGCGGCTCGGTGTTTTTCGATCTCGTGATCGCCGGACTTTCGGCCGCGGTTGCGGCCGATCCGGCCTGCCGATTGGTGCTGCGTAGCGGCGCCATCTTCTTCCACGACCACGGCGTCTACGAGCGCGGCCTTGCCGGCCTCGATTCGCGCGGCGGTTTCCGTATGGCTGGTGAGACGCTTTCGGCGGCGGCTGGGTTTCATCCGGCGCTGCGGGTCTGGGCCGAAGTCCTGTCGCGGCCGGAGCCGCGGCTTGCGATCTCAGGCATGGGCATGCGCGACGTGGCGATGGACCAGGGCCTGCCACGGCCGCTGGCGCTCTATCGCCATGGGGCGTATCTCGGCCATCTCGAGAGCGCCGAGGTTTTCCGCCTCAACGATCAACACGCCTTCGTCGGACTTGCCGAGGCGAGCGATGTCCGCGTCGGCGACGTCATCGAGTTCGGCATCTCTCATCCCTGCACCTGCCTTGACCGGCACGCCATTCTCTATGGTCTCGACCCCGACCATTCGGTAACGGCGGCCTATCTCACAAGCTTCGGCTGAATTCTCCCTTCAAAAGCAAGAAAAGGAAAACCTGCCCATGATCCAGCGTTATCAGAAAGGTTCGCGAATGAGCCAAGCCGTCAGCTATGGCGGTCTCGTCTATATTGCCGGCCAAGTCGCGGAAAATCGCAAGGCCGGGATCCAAGAGCAGACCCGCGATGTGCTCGGCAAAATCGACGCTCTTTTGAAGGAGGCCGGTACGGACCGCTCGCGTCTGATCGCCGTCAATGTTTTCCTGCCGGCAATCGTCGATTTCGAGGCGATGAACGGCGTCTATGACGACTGGGTCGACATCGAAAACCCGCCGGCGCGCGCCTGCACCGAAGCACGCCTCGCCGATCCCGATCTGCGCGTCGAGATGACGGCGGTCGCCGCGCTCTGACGGTGAAGTAACCGCCCGGACTGGAGAGATCATGCACAGCGGCCTCGTCAACCCGATCGACTTCTCGCGCGAGGGCCGGCAGGCCGGCTACCTCGCCATTCCTTATTCGATAGACCGTTCGCCCTATTATCAGATCCGCATCCCGGTCCTTCATCTCAGGAACGGCGAGGGTCCGTCTCTGCTGCTGATGGCGGGCAATCACGGTGACGAGTATGAGGGTGAACTGCAGCTCGGCCGGCTGATGCGGCTGTTGGATGTTGCGGAAATCCGCGGCGCCGTCACCATCCTGCCGATAGCGAACCTGCCTGCGGTGATGGCGGCCAAGCGCTGCTCGCCCTTCGACGGCGGCAATCTCAACCGCGCCTTCCCCGGCGATCCCGCCGGTTCGCCGACAGCGCGGATGGCGCATTTCCTCGAGCGTGAACTCTTTCCGCGCCACGACGTCGTGCTCGACCTGCATTCGGGCGGCACGTCGATGGCGCATCTGCCCTGCACGCTGATCGAGCGGCAGGCCGATGCCGTCCGCTTCGAGCGGTCCATGTCGCTGATTCGGGCGCTCGGCGCGTCCTATGCCTTCATTGCTGATAACGGACCGGCGGCGCCGACATCGATGGGGGCTGCCGCGCGGGCGGGGACGATCGGGCTTTCCGGCGAATTTGGCGGCGGCGGAACCGTGACGCCCGAGACGATGGCCTTCACGGCGGCGGCGATCGACCGGCTGCTTTTGACACTCGGCATCGTCGAGCGCCCGGTCCTGTCGCGCGGACCACTCCCCCAGCCTGGGCCGCTGCAGCTGCTTTCGCTATCCCGGCACAGCCAGGGCATCTATGCGAGCCGCAGAGGCTGGTTCGAGCCGGCTGTCGCGCTTGGCACCGCCGGTGCCGCCGGCGATCTGGCGGGATGGTATCATGATCTGGAACGCCTGGAGCAGCCGGAGGAAGAGCTCCGCTTTGCCGAGAACGGCATCGTGATTTCCCACAGGCTGCATTGCGACAGCCAGGCCGGCGACTGCCTGATCCAGGTTGCCGAACCTATCGCATCCTGAGCCAATCCCCGTACGCGCGATCCCACTTAACTGATTGCGTCCACCGCGGCCTTGACCCAGTCGAGGCGCTTTGCCGGAATGAGGCCGTAGTTGTAGAAATTGACGCCGTCGGCGCCGGCATCGATAGCGGCCTTGGCGCGTGCGGCGAGCACCATGGGTCCGCTGACCTCGGGATAGAAGACGCGCAGGCCGACTCCAAGGAACTTTTCCCGCCCGATTGCCGCCCGGCCGGCTCGGATGACATCGCCGACGGCCGCCGGCGTCGTGTCGTAACAGCAAAGAATCGCGCCGTCGCAGAGCTTGCCGACGGCTGCGAGATCGACGCCGCCGAGCCAGCCGTCCTTCAAATCGATAAGCACGATACGCGTCGCCGGATCGGCCGCGGCCTTGATCTCGCCGATCAGGCTGGTCACCGGCTCGCTGCGCCACGCAAGATAGGCATGGAGATCGGGATGGTCGCGGAAGGCATCGATGCCGGCTGCCGGGAAATCCGGGAACTGCCGCTCCGGCACGGCTCGTTCGCAGAGCTCGGCGATGAAGCGCGCCACAGTTCTGCGCGCGCCCTCTGCGGGCACGCCGGCTCCAGCGGCGCGCGCGATACAATGATCGCAGAAGCAGAGCGACAGCAGGAAATCGTCTTCGGCATTTAGGCCGACCCCGTCCTTCTCGTGATGATATTCATGCGCGAAGCCCATGAAGTTCGGGCTCTCGAGCTCGATCATGTCAGGCCGGTAGTTCGTCGTGATGTCCTGCACGAGAGTGACGACATAAGCCCGCGCGGCTGGGCTCGAGGGGCAGAGGTTATAATAATTGGGATTGCCGAAGGCGTTTCGTGTCACGTGATCGGGATGCAGCATGCCGAGACGGGTATTGTGCAGGCAGACCGTCCAGCAGGAGACTTTTAGACCAGTCGCCGCGCGCTCCCTGACGAGCGCCTCCAGCATATCGCCGCGCTCGGTCACGTTGCCCGCCATCAGCGGCCGGATCAGCGTGTCCTGCCACAGGCTTCCATCCGGCCGGAAATAGACCGTTCCGTCCTCGGGGAAGTAGGCCTTCTGTTGCGGGCTGCGCGGTTGGAGGAAGCGGCCGGCATGATAGGAAGTCGCCAGGCTGACCGTTGTCAGGCCTGCCCGGCCGGCAAGCTCGGCAGCGAAGACGTCGAGCCCCTGGTCCTGGATATCCCAGGGATAGGTCCACATGGAAAGATGCATGGCGCGCTCCCGTCGAATCTGTCCGCTTTATAGAACATGTGTCCATAATAGTGTCCAGGCCGATCTGTGAGCGCTGGCATGTGCAGACCGGTATGACAGAGGGATCGGCAAGAACCTGACGCCCAACTGGCTTTGCTGCGCCGGCCAGGCATCAGGGAGTATCTCAGATGTCGACGACAAGGCCCTTGGCTTTCAGCACCGGCGCCAGATTGCTGACCTCGATGACCGATTTGCCCGCCTTGTAGGCGGCGATATAGTTGGCTTCGGCATCTTCGCGCGCCTGCGACAGCCGGGCGGCTTCCTGGGCCTCCTGCCTGCGCACGACCACCAGTCCGTCGGCATCGCCGACGATGATGTCGCCGGGATTGATGGTTTCACCGCCGACGATGATGGTGTCATTCACCGCCGCAATGGTTTCCTTGACCGTGCCCTTGATGCAGACGCTGAGCGAGAAGACGGGGAAGCCGAGTTCCCGCAGCTGCAGCGTGTCGCGCACGCCGGTATCCGTGACCAGGCCGCCGATGCCCTTGGCGAGGCAGGCATTGGCAAGCACGTCGCCGAAGGAGCCGGCTTCTTCGTATTCACCAGCCGAGACGACGATGATGTCGCCCGGCTTCGCATAGTTGATGGCGAGCTGCAGCATGATGTTGTCGCGCGGCGCGCATTTCACCGTGAATGCCGGGCCGCACAATTTCATGCGGCAGTCGACGGGCTTGAGGCGGGAGGAAAGTGCGCCGCGGCGGCCCTGGGCTTCGTGGATGGTCGCCGGCGAAAATTTCGAAACGGCCTCGATGTCGGCTTTGCTGGGCCGCTCAGCGATGTCTTTTATATGAATCATGGATGCCTCACATCGTTGGTAGACGGCGGGCATATCCCGCCGTCTTATCTCGGGTTGATTGTCATCGGGAGGTTCCGAGACCGGTCGGTCTACGGGATCGGGTCGAATTTCAGCTGCGCGAGCGGCACGACTTTGTCGGTACGGGCCATCTTGTACTCGGTGTTCGGGCCGAGCCACTTGTCCCAGATCTTGTTGATCTCGCCCGACTCGTCGAGCTTATGCAGAATCTCGTTGATCTTGGCGGTGAGCGCCGGCTGATCTTTGGCCATGCCGATGCCGATCGGCTGGTAGAGCATCGGCTCCTCGATCATCCGCATTTCCTTGCCCTTGCTCTTCGATTCGTTGACGAACTTGGTCGTCGTCATGGTGTTCGCCACCATGCCGCGCGCCTTGCCCTGCTGAACGGCGAGGTAGGCCGAGGCGGTATCCTGGAAGGTCAGCGGCTCGGACTTGTTGAGCTTGATCGACATTTCCGAGGTCGAGCCCTTGGTCGAGGCGATGCGCTGACCTGCATAATCGGCCTTCGTCTTGCCGGCGTCATCGGCCGGCACGATCAGCATTTCCTTGGCGAGGTAATAGGGATCGCTGAACTGGATCTGTTCGGCGCGGCTCAGCGTATAGGCAAGGTTGGCAACGGTAATGTCGACGCGGCCGAGCTTGACCTCGGGCACGCGGGCTTCGACCGAAACCGGCTTGATTTCAGCCTTGACGCCCAGTTCCTTGGCGATGGCGCCGCAGAGATCGACGTCGAAACCGGCCATTTCGCGGGTCTTCGGATCGGGAGACGCGAAGGGGGGAACGTCGGCAAACGTCGCGCAGCGCAGGGTCTTTGCCGACATGATGTTGTCGAGCTGATCGGCTTTCGCGGGCATCGCCGCCGCCAGGCCGGCCAATGCGACGGTGAGGCTCAGGTATTTCCAGTTCATTGCTGTTCTCCTTTGTTTTTGATGGTTGGTATCAATGCCTGAGATCAGCGAGGAAACGCTGAGCCCGAGGATGGGTCGGATTGCTGAAGAAATTTTCAGGCGTCGCCATTTCGATGATCTGGCCGGCATCGATGAACCAGATCCGATCCGCGACCTCGCGCGCGAAGCCCATTTCATGGGTGACGCAGAGCATGGTCATGCCTTCCGATGCCAGGCTCTTCATGACGCCCAGAACTTCGCCGACCATTTCGGGGTCGAGCGCGCTCGTCGGTTCGTCGAACAGCATCACCGGCGGCTCCATCGCAAGCGCACGGGCGATTGCTACCCGCTGCTGCTGGCCGCCCGACAGCTGACCGGGATAGGCCCGGGCCTTGTCGGCGAGGCCGACGCGGTCGAGAAGTTTGAGCGCCTTCTCGTGCGCGATATCGGGCGCCACGCCCTTTACCCGGATCGGCGACATCGAGACGTTTTCAGCCACGGAAAGATGCGGAAAGAGGTTGAAGTTCTGGAAGACGAAGCCGATCCGGCTGCGCATTGTGTTGAGCTCCTTCGCCCGCATCGAGGCGTGGATGTTCTGTCCATCGAGCGTGATCGATCCGCTGTTGATCTCCTCGAGGCGATTGATCGTGCGGATTAGCGTGGATTTTCCCGAACCAGATGGACCGCAGATGACGACCACCTCGCCGCGTGCGACCTCAGCATCGATGTTCTTCAGGACCGGATAGTCGCCGTAGCTCTTGCAGACCTGCGAAAGCCGGATCGTCTGCGATTCCTGCGCGGAAACTGACATGGTCATAGCTGCTCCGATACGATTTTCGATGGCGTGACCGGAGAGGCCGTGGGAACCTTGAGAAGTCCCGCACGCCGCCGCGTGATGCGCCGCTCGAGGCGATTTGCGAAGTAGGTGAGCGTCCAGCAGATGATGAAGTAGACGATCGCCAGGATGAGGAAGACCTGGAAGGGCTGCGTCAGGAGCTGGTTGTTGACCTGGCTTGCCGCAAAGGTGAGATCCGGCACATTGATCACATAGCCGAGCGTCGTATCCTTGATCGTCGAGACGAAGGTGGAGAGGATGCTCGGGATCATGTTGTAGAGCGCCTGCGGCAGGATGATGTAGCGCATCGCGCCCATATAGCCGTGGCCAAGCGCACGCGCCGCGTCCATCTGGCCCGGTCCAAGCGCGACGATGCCGGCGCGGACGACTTCGCTGAGAAACGCGCTCTGATAGACCACAAGCGTCGTCAGCATGGTGACGAAGCTCGGCACATCGGCGCCGGTCAAGAGCGGCACCAGGAAATAGCTCCACAGGATGAGCATCAGGAGCGGCACGCCGCGGGTGAAATAGACAAGCGCGGTGACCGGCCAGCGCATCAGCCGCGACTTGGAGAGTCGCGCCATTGCAAACAGAATGCTGGCAGGAAAGGCGAGAGTGATGCTGAGCGCCGAGAGGATCAGCGTGTTGGCGAGCCCGCCGAGCGGTCCGTTCGGATATTGACCGACCAACAGCAGCAGCCAGTAATCGCGAACGATGGCGATCATGTCCTGGATCATGCGCGGGCACTCCTGGCGGGATCGGCGCGCATCGACAGATAGGCGCCGATGCTCATGATCACCAGCGAGAAGAAGAGGTAGAGAACCGTGCCGATCAGGTAGATCTCGAAGGTGCGGAAGCTGAGGTTCTCGATTTCCTTGACGGCATGCGTCAGTTCCGACGCGCCGATGACGACGGCGAGACTGCTGTTCTTGAATAGGGAGACGCTGTGATTGATGAGCGGCGGCAGCGCGTTGCGCACGCCCTGCGGCATGATGACGAAACGCATCGCCGAGACGTAGCCGTGGCCCAGTGCACGGGCTGCCTGCATCTGGCCGTCAGCGACCGAGCGTACGCCCGAACGAAGATCTTCGCTGAAATAGGCCGCCTGGCAGAGCCCCAGCCCGATCACCGCGAAGATGGATTCCGCATTGTGGCTTGCAAGCCAATTCCCGATGCCGCTCGGCATCAGCGTGAAGATCCCGAAATACCAGAGCATGAGCTGCACCAGCGTCGGGACGTTGCGGTGATAGGAAACGTAAGCTGCGACCAACGGATCGCCGAGGCGAAAGGGTGACAGGCGCAGACCCAGCAGCAGAAGCGCCAGCATCATCGCCAGCAACCAGGATCCGGCATAGATGATGAAGGTCATCTCGATGCCATGCA
Encoded here:
- a CDS encoding amino acid ABC transporter permease, whose amino-acid sequence is MSGFDLSAILGNPEYADMLLHGIEMTFIIYAGSWLLAMMLALLLLGLRLSPFRLGDPLVAAYVSYHRNVPTLVQLMLWYFGIFTLMPSGIGNWLASHNAESIFAVIGLGLCQAAYFSEDLRSGVRSVADGQMQAARALGHGYVSAMRFVIMPQGVRNALPPLINHSVSLFKNSSLAVVIGASELTHAVKEIENLSFRTFEIYLIGTVLYLFFSLVIMSIGAYLSMRADPARSARA